Proteins encoded together in one Priestia aryabhattai window:
- a CDS encoding CatB-related O-acetyltransferase, whose amino-acid sequence MKKLFKKACLRVLRLIIYRKSVFGQVGKKNRFTKGVFISEDAKIGSYNYFGPYSMVNNASIGNYCSIAPSVKIGQGEHSLHFVTTYQKISKKVINYSLNTSPAVIGNDVWCGANVVIKQGVTVGTGAVIGANSVVTKNIPEYAICVGAPAKVIKFRFSQEEIDKIKNTNWYDYDIDEAINIVNELEKKR is encoded by the coding sequence GTGAAAAAATTATTCAAAAAAGCATGCTTACGTGTTTTGAGACTTATTATATACAGAAAAAGTGTCTTTGGACAGGTGGGAAAAAAGAATAGGTTTACTAAAGGTGTATTTATATCTGAAGATGCTAAAATAGGTAGCTATAATTATTTTGGCCCTTATTCCATGGTTAATAACGCATCTATAGGGAATTATTGTTCTATTGCTCCAAGTGTTAAAATAGGACAGGGAGAACATAGTCTTCACTTTGTAACTACTTATCAAAAAATAAGTAAAAAGGTTATAAATTATTCATTAAATACGTCTCCTGCTGTTATAGGTAACGATGTTTGGTGTGGAGCTAATGTAGTTATCAAGCAAGGCGTTACAGTTGGAACGGGCGCTGTAATCGGAGCGAATTCAGTAGTAACTAAGAATATTCCTGAATATGCAATTTGTGTAGGGGCCCCTGCGAAGGTTATTAAATTTAGGTTTTCTCAAGAAGAAATAGATAAAATTAAAAATACAAATTGGTATGATTATGATATTGATGAAGCTATTAATATAGTTAATGAGTTAGAGAAGAAAAGGTGA
- a CDS encoding VanZ family protein, with the protein MLKRALLILLLLAISKFSHTPHLLVTDPSTWTNSSVWNHNATLWSILHPDSEFYTSYTYGFDVEFILRKIAHLSFFGVLGLLFYWNLKEQRYRYVKAWFCLAAFAFLDEVHQAFIIGRDGRIVDVMIDSFGAAVMLFVLYKVRKSSTR; encoded by the coding sequence ATGTTAAAACGTGCTTTATTAATACTTCTGCTTTTAGCTATTTCAAAATTCTCCCACACACCGCACTTATTAGTAACCGATCCTTCTACATGGACAAATTCTTCTGTTTGGAATCATAACGCTACGCTCTGGTCCATTTTGCATCCGGACAGTGAGTTTTATACTTCCTATACATACGGATTTGATGTGGAATTTATCCTTCGAAAAATCGCCCATCTTTCTTTTTTCGGCGTATTAGGACTGCTTTTTTACTGGAATTTAAAGGAACAGCGATATCGTTATGTGAAAGCTTGGTTTTGTCTCGCAGCATTTGCTTTTTTAGATGAAGTTCATCAGGCTTTTATCATTGGCCGAGACGGACGGATTGTGGATGTAATGATTGATTCGTTCGGAGCAGCTGTAATGTTGTTTGTATTGTATAAAGTGAGAAAGTCTTCGACGCGATAG
- a CDS encoding helix-turn-helix domain-containing protein gives MIGEKIKNLRLKQGYSMTRLAEEAHISKSYLCHLEKGLNSNPSLKMLDKIASSLHTTIDYLIDPEISIETVPLKPNLNKEWLQLIEQAIQDGMTREDFIEFQCYLKFRKKN, from the coding sequence GTGATAGGAGAAAAAATTAAGAATTTGCGGTTAAAGCAAGGTTATTCAATGACTCGCTTGGCTGAAGAAGCTCATATTTCAAAATCATATTTATGTCATTTAGAAAAAGGCCTTAACAGTAATCCTTCCTTAAAAATGCTTGATAAAATTGCTTCTTCTCTGCATACAACCATTGATTATTTAATTGATCCAGAAATTAGCATTGAAACGGTACCTTTAAAGCCGAATCTTAACAAAGAATGGCTTCAATTAATTGAACAAGCAATCCAAGATGGCATGACACGAGAAGATTTTATTGAATTTCAGTGTTATTTGAAGTTCCGTAAAAAGAACTAG
- a CDS encoding sugar transferase, whose amino-acid sequence MYLKIKHIFDFLFSLIGLILLSPFFLTIIVAIKLESKGPVLFKQKRIGRGKTHFYIYKFRTMKVDTPKDMPTHLLENPEQYITKTGRFLRKTSLDELPQILNILSGSMSIIGPRPALWNQYDLIEERDKYMANSVRPGLTGWAQINGRDELPIKQKALLDGEYIQNLSPLMDIKCFFLTIVSVLRSEGVVEGASQTESSRDKES is encoded by the coding sequence TTGTATCTAAAAATTAAACATATTTTTGATTTTTTATTCTCTTTAATAGGGCTTATACTACTATCGCCGTTTTTTTTAACAATTATAGTAGCCATAAAATTAGAATCTAAGGGCCCTGTTCTATTTAAACAAAAGAGAATAGGAAGAGGAAAAACACATTTTTATATTTATAAATTTCGGACGATGAAGGTAGATACTCCAAAAGATATGCCCACACACTTATTAGAAAATCCAGAGCAATATATCACAAAAACAGGACGTTTTTTAAGAAAAACTTCATTAGATGAATTGCCTCAAATTTTAAATATATTGTCTGGCAGTATGAGTATTATTGGTCCTAGACCAGCATTATGGAATCAGTATGATTTAATTGAAGAGCGAGATAAATATATGGCTAATAGTGTAAGGCCAGGACTAACTGGCTGGGCACAAATTAACGGAAGAGATGAGCTACCAATTAAGCAAAAAGCTTTACTTGATGGTGAGTATATTCAAAATTTATCTCCTTTAATGGATATAAAGTGTTTTTTCTTGACAATTGTATCAGTTTTAAGAAGTGAAGGCGTTGTGGAAGGGGCCTCTCAAACAGAAAGTTCGAGAGACAAGGAGAGTTAA
- a CDS encoding glycosyltransferase family 2 protein has translation MQEILVSVIVPTYKREPRFLKRTVESLLDQSYKNIEIIIVNDNPPDSDHKSEINNAIKQEYKQFNNIVLIDNPVNLGGSLARNKGIEAANGEYITFLDDDDIYLREKIEKQLEFMIQRNLDLSFADLIIKNEDEKVIDYREFSKLSNFETNHLLRYHLTRHITGTPTFMYKKEKLIEIGGFEKVVMGQEFFLMLRSIEKKLNIGYFAQAHVVAYRHSNESISVGKNKIIGEKYLYEYKKRYFHLFNNNEKRFIKFRHYAVMAIANKRDGKIIDSAKNILKMIITSPKDVMAETFGFITKQKRMVGKLK, from the coding sequence ATGCAAGAAATACTAGTTAGTGTTATCGTTCCAACTTATAAAAGAGAACCTAGATTCTTAAAAAGAACAGTTGAGTCGTTATTAGATCAATCTTATAAAAATATTGAAATAATTATAGTAAATGATAACCCCCCTGATTCAGATCATAAGTCAGAAATTAATAATGCTATTAAACAAGAATATAAGCAGTTTAATAATATAGTATTAATTGATAATCCAGTAAATTTAGGAGGTTCATTGGCGCGTAATAAAGGTATAGAAGCTGCAAATGGTGAGTATATAACCTTTTTAGACGATGATGATATATATTTAAGAGAAAAAATTGAAAAGCAATTAGAGTTTATGATACAGAGAAATTTAGATTTAAGTTTTGCTGATTTAATAATAAAAAATGAAGATGAAAAGGTAATAGATTATAGAGAATTTAGTAAACTCTCTAACTTTGAAACAAATCATTTATTAAGGTATCACCTTACTCGTCATATTACTGGAACACCAACTTTTATGTATAAAAAAGAAAAATTAATAGAAATTGGTGGGTTTGAAAAAGTAGTAATGGGTCAAGAATTCTTCTTAATGTTAAGAAGTATAGAAAAAAAATTGAATATCGGATACTTTGCTCAAGCCCATGTTGTAGCATACAGACATTCTAATGAAAGTATTTCTGTGGGGAAAAATAAAATCATTGGAGAAAAATACTTATACGAGTATAAAAAACGTTATTTTCATTTGTTCAACAATAATGAAAAAAGGTTTATAAAATTCAGACACTATGCAGTAATGGCTATAGCTAATAAAAGAGATGGAAAAATAATAGATTCAGCTAAAAATATTTTGAAAATGATTATAACATCTCCTAAAGATGTTATGGCTGAAACTTTTGGATTTATTACAAAACAAAAAAGAATGGTAGGTAAGTTAAAATGA
- a CDS encoding glycosyltransferase family 4 protein, producing MRVFHLNSNYLYTTLHDLLINELKNHGVNNTIYMPYNGNGNFRTTSENEVLCDKIFSKGDRFFYLKKQKKIIAAINEKYSFKDYDVTHAHTLFTDGFAALYLKEKYGIPYVVTVRNTDLNYFFKYRINLRKIGLKILREADKVIFLSASYKEQLIDKYVKEKTFKHQLKIKSIILPNGIDKFWLENKYYIDKSPVDKELKLIYIGEISKNKNVITSINAIKRLRERGMDVSYTIIGSIKDKSIMQEIKKHKYINFLGRKDKKELMRILREHHIFIMPSKNESFGLVYAEAMSQSVPVIYSKNQGFDNQFENGTVGYSVVYNSEEDIVKAIQLIIKNYKKISKNCFINVDKFNWKTISLNIKNLYYDIKDNR from the coding sequence GTGAGAGTTTTTCATTTAAATTCGAACTATCTGTATACAACGTTGCATGATTTGTTGATTAACGAGTTAAAGAATCATGGAGTAAATAATACTATTTACATGCCTTATAATGGGAATGGAAACTTTCGCACTACTTCAGAGAATGAAGTATTATGCGATAAAATATTTAGTAAAGGCGATAGGTTTTTTTATTTAAAAAAACAAAAAAAAATTATTGCTGCTATAAATGAGAAGTATTCTTTTAAAGACTATGATGTTACTCACGCTCACACATTATTTACTGATGGATTTGCAGCATTATATTTAAAAGAAAAATACGGTATTCCTTATGTAGTTACAGTAAGGAATACCGATTTAAATTATTTTTTTAAATACCGAATTAACCTTCGGAAAATAGGTCTGAAAATATTAAGAGAAGCAGATAAAGTGATTTTCTTATCTGCTTCTTATAAGGAACAATTGATTGATAAATATGTCAAAGAAAAAACTTTTAAACATCAATTAAAAATAAAAAGCATAATTCTTCCTAATGGAATCGACAAATTTTGGTTAGAAAATAAGTATTACATTGACAAGTCACCCGTAGATAAGGAATTGAAGCTAATTTATATAGGTGAAATAAGTAAAAATAAGAATGTTATAACAAGTATAAATGCAATAAAGCGTTTAAGAGAAAGAGGAATGGATGTTAGCTATACAATAATAGGGAGCATAAAGGACAAATCTATAATGCAAGAAATAAAAAAACACAAATATATTAATTTTTTAGGACGAAAAGATAAGAAGGAACTAATGAGAATTTTAAGAGAACATCATATATTTATAATGCCCTCAAAGAACGAGTCATTTGGATTAGTTTATGCAGAAGCTATGAGTCAAAGTGTACCAGTAATATATTCAAAGAATCAGGGTTTTGATAATCAATTTGAAAATGGTACAGTAGGGTATTCTGTAGTATATAACTCTGAAGAAGATATTGTAAAAGCGATACAATTAATAATCAAAAATTATAAAAAAATATCTAAGAATTGTTTTATTAATGTTGATAAATTTAACTGGAAAACTATATCACTCAACATTAAAAATCTATATTACGATATAAAAGATAATAGGTGA
- a CDS encoding tyrosine-protein phosphatase: MIDLHCHILPGIDDGAQTMEDSLDMARQAVSEGIHTIVATPHHQNGKYINEKNEILQRVAALNERLLQENIPLTILPGQESRIYGEMIEDYRNGKILTLNSTNKYVFVEFPSSQVPRFTERLLYDVQAEGLTPIIVHPERNRRLIEDPDILYNLVNKGAMTQVTASSLTGRFGKKIKKFSMDLIDANLTHMIASDAHNISGRNFHMQEASELISAEYGMDMLYLFQENAEAVVNGSACFRDTPEKVKKKKFLGIF; the protein is encoded by the coding sequence ATGATTGATCTTCACTGTCATATATTACCTGGTATTGATGACGGCGCACAAACAATGGAAGACAGCTTAGATATGGCAAGACAAGCGGTATCAGAAGGAATTCATACGATTGTAGCAACCCCTCATCATCAAAACGGTAAATACATAAATGAAAAAAATGAGATTTTACAACGAGTTGCCGCGTTAAATGAACGCCTGCTTCAAGAGAATATTCCTCTTACAATATTACCAGGTCAAGAGAGTCGTATATACGGAGAAATGATCGAAGACTATCGAAATGGTAAGATTCTCACCTTAAATTCTACTAATAAATACGTGTTTGTAGAATTTCCATCAAGCCAAGTCCCGCGGTTTACAGAACGTTTGCTTTATGATGTTCAAGCAGAAGGGCTAACGCCAATTATTGTGCATCCCGAGCGAAACAGGCGCTTAATAGAAGATCCAGATATCTTATACAACCTCGTTAACAAAGGGGCTATGACGCAAGTTACGGCATCTAGCTTAACAGGGCGATTCGGTAAAAAAATTAAAAAATTCTCTATGGACTTAATTGATGCAAACTTAACACACATGATTGCATCAGATGCTCATAACATTTCAGGACGAAACTTTCACATGCAAGAAGCAAGTGAGCTTATTTCTGCTGAATATGGAATGGACATGCTGTATCTATTTCAAGAAAATGCAGAAGCGGTTGTAAATGGTAGCGCTTGTTTTAGAGATACGCCTGAGAAGGTGAAGAAGAAAAAGTTTTTGGGGATTTTCTAA
- a CDS encoding anti-repressor SinI family protein has protein sequence MKKEYVLSMDQEWVSLMEVARKLGLTIEEVRRFLSEFKRK, from the coding sequence ATGAAAAAAGAATATGTACTGTCAATGGATCAAGAATGGGTAAGTCTTATGGAAGTAGCTCGCAAACTGGGGCTGACCATCGAAGAAGTCCGGAGATTTTTATCGGAGTTTAAGCGGAAATAA
- a CDS encoding NAD-dependent epimerase/dehydratase family protein, protein MKKIIITGANSYIGRNLADLLTDNFDQYEVKLMSVKGEEWKKQDFSKYDVIVHAAGIVHQKKNKIPQQQYIKVNAELTRELAIKAKNEGIKQFIFLSTMSIYGEIGSLERKISINENTFPNPQNFYGESKLLAEKYLLDLEQDNFKVYILRPPMVYGENCPGNYTLLKKLSTYIPVFPLIDNERSAINVKILVKEIKKGIDCHLQGISLPQDDAYINTSELVKKMAFENGRSIYLSKVLGVMVKVFLKNTPVVKKIFGNLTYTK, encoded by the coding sequence GTGAAAAAAATAATTATAACAGGAGCTAATAGTTATATAGGAAGGAATCTTGCTGACCTACTTACAGATAACTTTGATCAATACGAGGTCAAGTTAATGAGTGTAAAAGGTGAAGAATGGAAAAAACAAGATTTTTCAAAATATGATGTTATCGTACATGCAGCAGGAATTGTCCATCAAAAGAAAAATAAAATACCTCAGCAACAATATATAAAAGTTAATGCAGAGTTAACTCGTGAATTAGCAATTAAAGCAAAAAATGAAGGAATAAAACAGTTTATTTTTTTGAGTACCATGTCAATATATGGTGAAATAGGAAGCTTGGAAAGGAAAATTAGTATAAATGAGAATACTTTTCCAAACCCTCAGAATTTTTATGGTGAAAGTAAACTTTTAGCAGAAAAATATCTTCTTGATTTAGAGCAAGATAACTTTAAGGTATATATCTTAAGACCACCTATGGTATATGGGGAAAACTGTCCTGGTAACTATACCCTTTTGAAAAAATTGAGTACATATATACCTGTATTTCCATTAATAGATAATGAAAGAAGTGCGATAAATGTAAAAATACTTGTAAAGGAGATAAAAAAAGGTATAGATTGTCACTTGCAAGGAATATCTCTTCCTCAAGATGATGCTTACATAAATACAAGTGAATTAGTAAAAAAGATGGCATTTGAAAATGGAAGGAGTATCTACCTTTCTAAGGTGTTAGGTGTTATGGTGAAAGTTTTTTTAAAAAACACACCTGTTGTAAAAAAGATTTTTGGTAATTTAACATATACTAAATAA
- a CDS encoding phospho-sugar mutase yields the protein MTWKTEWKKWSTHKELPSELKKQMTEMNEREREDAFYKQLEFGTGGMRGELGAGPNRINIYTIRKVTAGLAKYIEEKGLEAKKRGVVIAYDSRHGSAVFALEAAKTLGAHGIKSYVFQELRPTPELSFAVRYLRTYAGIMITASHNPAAYNGYKVYGEDGAQLPPTAADVIVTHMNEIENELLLEVKEEHELLRQNLLSYIGENLDQVYLDYVKGLQLNNNAAKTNLHIVYTPLHGTGQTLVPQALQNVGFQHITIVDEQRNPDPNFSTVSSPNPEEAQAFQLAIRYGKETGADLLLATDPDADRLGVAIKNNSGDYVLLTGNQTGALLLHYMLSHKKEKGLLPDNSVMLKTIVTSELGRVIAEDYGVQTIDTLTGFKYIAEKIEEYNQEETKTFQFGYEESYGYLIGDFVRDKDAVQAAVMIAEAAAYYKQQGMTLYNGLTQLYQTYGYYKESLTSLTLKGKDGAEQIGRIVNQFRENPPTELADAAVEKIEDYQSGERINLLTAQRETIDLPFSNVIKFWLKDGSWFAVRPSGTEPKVKFYFGVKQATENRSEKRLQEIQENVMSAVENMICT from the coding sequence ATGACGTGGAAAACTGAATGGAAGAAATGGAGTACTCATAAAGAGCTGCCAAGTGAATTAAAAAAACAAATGACTGAAATGAACGAACGTGAACGAGAAGATGCGTTTTATAAACAGCTGGAGTTTGGAACAGGCGGAATGAGAGGGGAGCTTGGTGCGGGACCTAATCGCATAAATATCTATACCATTCGAAAAGTCACGGCTGGACTTGCTAAATACATCGAAGAAAAAGGCCTGGAAGCCAAAAAACGAGGAGTCGTGATTGCATATGATTCCCGCCATGGTTCAGCAGTATTTGCACTAGAAGCAGCCAAAACATTGGGAGCGCACGGAATTAAAAGCTATGTATTCCAAGAACTGCGCCCAACGCCAGAATTATCATTTGCCGTCCGTTATCTTCGCACTTACGCTGGCATTATGATTACAGCGAGCCATAACCCAGCAGCATACAACGGCTATAAAGTATACGGAGAAGACGGAGCACAGCTTCCTCCTACAGCGGCTGATGTTATCGTTACGCATATGAATGAAATTGAAAATGAACTGCTGCTGGAAGTAAAAGAAGAACATGAACTTTTAAGACAGAATCTATTAAGCTATATCGGAGAAAATTTGGATCAAGTGTACTTGGACTATGTAAAAGGCCTTCAGCTAAACAACAATGCGGCAAAAACGAACCTACATATTGTCTATACGCCGCTTCACGGTACGGGACAAACGCTTGTGCCGCAAGCACTTCAAAACGTTGGATTTCAACACATTACTATTGTGGATGAGCAAAGAAATCCAGATCCTAACTTTTCAACCGTTTCATCTCCTAACCCGGAAGAAGCACAGGCTTTTCAGCTAGCAATTCGCTATGGAAAAGAAACAGGTGCAGATTTGCTGCTTGCTACAGATCCAGATGCTGACCGGTTAGGAGTAGCTATAAAAAATAACAGCGGTGATTACGTACTTCTGACGGGGAATCAAACTGGTGCATTATTGCTGCATTATATGCTGTCACACAAAAAAGAAAAAGGGCTTCTCCCAGATAACAGCGTGATGCTTAAAACGATTGTTACATCAGAATTAGGACGTGTCATTGCAGAGGATTACGGTGTTCAAACGATAGATACACTCACAGGTTTTAAATACATTGCAGAAAAAATCGAAGAGTATAATCAAGAAGAAACGAAAACCTTTCAATTTGGCTACGAAGAAAGCTACGGCTATTTAATAGGTGACTTTGTCCGTGATAAAGACGCCGTGCAGGCAGCGGTGATGATTGCTGAAGCAGCGGCTTATTACAAGCAGCAAGGAATGACACTGTATAACGGATTAACCCAACTTTATCAAACATACGGCTATTACAAAGAGTCTCTTACCTCCCTTACACTAAAAGGAAAAGACGGAGCTGAACAAATAGGTCGAATCGTTAACCAATTCCGCGAGAATCCTCCGACAGAACTAGCGGACGCAGCGGTTGAAAAAATTGAGGACTACCAAAGCGGGGAGCGAATCAATTTACTTACAGCGCAGCGAGAAACAATCGATTTACCTTTTTCAAATGTCATTAAATTCTGGCTGAAAGATGGCTCGTGGTTTGCGGTTCGTCCGTCAGGAACGGAGCCGAAAGTGAAGTTTTATTTTGGAGTGAAGCAAGCGACAGAGAATAGAAGTGAGAAGCGGTTGCAGGAAATTCAAGAAAATGTAATGAGTGCAGTAGAAAATATGATATGCACATAA
- a CDS encoding polysaccharide biosynthesis protein, with protein sequence MTYKKRILYLMGVDSVIVITSIFVSYFLLVPTTWNIFSPILIASSLILLISHHIFAHYYGLYKKVWQYSSINELVAIMKAVSFSIILTGIAQFIMSGGFFTRTLAITWMMHILLIGGSRFSWRMYRDTYLVKEEEHYKKVLVIGAGAAGTMVVRELKQTPSLKMKPIGFIDDDFTKHHLEIMNVPVLGGVKEIIRLVDEFEADHIIIAIPSLSRNEIQRIYEECSKSNAEIKILPLLGDLMTGKVKVNQIREVQVEDLLGREPVNLDMESIAKNIYGKTILVTGAGGSIGSEICRQICKFSPSRLILVGHGENSIYKIDMELRKQYGNSIELLPIIADVQDRNRIFEILMINQPDVVYHAAAHKHVPLMEANPMEAVKNNIFGTKNVAEAAHSAGVSNFVLVSTDKAVNPPNIMGATKRFAEMIIQNLAKESRTIFTAVRFGNVLGSRGSVIPLFKHQIATGGPVTVTDPKMTRYFMTIPEASRLVIQAGTLAKGGEVFVLDMGEPVKIVDLAKNLIKLSGYSEDEMKITFTGKRPGEKLFEELLNEDEIQKEQIFEKIFIGKATPIPSYEMELLLKQLQEGSETDMKEILISVANKKTGDTSMYLHTV encoded by the coding sequence TTGACGTATAAAAAAAGAATTTTATATCTTATGGGAGTAGATTCAGTTATTGTTATAACATCAATCTTTGTAAGTTATTTCTTACTGGTTCCTACAACGTGGAATATATTTTCACCAATTTTAATTGCTAGCTCATTAATTTTATTAATTAGTCACCACATTTTTGCACATTATTATGGATTATATAAAAAAGTATGGCAATATTCGAGTATTAACGAGCTAGTAGCAATTATGAAAGCTGTATCTTTTTCTATCATATTAACTGGAATAGCCCAATTTATAATGTCTGGAGGCTTTTTTACTAGAACACTTGCTATTACATGGATGATGCATATTTTATTAATCGGTGGTTCTCGATTTTCATGGCGTATGTATCGAGATACATACTTAGTAAAAGAAGAAGAGCACTATAAGAAAGTTTTAGTAATCGGTGCTGGAGCAGCAGGTACAATGGTCGTACGAGAACTTAAGCAAACACCATCATTGAAAATGAAACCTATTGGGTTTATAGATGATGATTTTACAAAGCATCATCTAGAAATTATGAATGTACCAGTTCTCGGTGGGGTTAAAGAAATTATACGACTAGTGGATGAATTTGAAGCTGATCATATTATCATAGCTATCCCATCACTAAGTAGAAATGAAATTCAGCGTATATATGAGGAATGTTCAAAATCTAATGCGGAAATTAAGATACTTCCCCTATTGGGAGATTTAATGACTGGAAAAGTGAAAGTAAATCAAATCCGAGAAGTACAAGTAGAAGATTTATTAGGTCGTGAACCAGTTAATTTAGACATGGAAAGCATTGCAAAAAACATTTATGGAAAAACTATATTAGTAACAGGTGCAGGTGGATCAATTGGATCTGAAATTTGCCGTCAAATATGCAAATTTAGTCCAAGTCGTCTGATTTTAGTAGGTCACGGTGAAAATTCAATTTATAAAATTGATATGGAATTACGTAAACAGTATGGAAATAGTATTGAACTATTGCCAATAATTGCAGATGTTCAGGATCGTAACCGAATTTTCGAAATTCTAATGATCAATCAACCAGACGTTGTGTATCATGCAGCTGCCCATAAACATGTTCCTTTGATGGAAGCAAACCCTATGGAAGCTGTGAAAAATAATATTTTTGGAACTAAAAATGTTGCAGAAGCTGCACATTCGGCAGGTGTATCGAATTTTGTTCTTGTTTCTACTGATAAAGCAGTTAATCCCCCAAATATAATGGGGGCAACAAAGCGTTTTGCGGAAATGATTATTCAGAATTTAGCTAAAGAAAGTAGAACAATATTTACTGCAGTTAGATTTGGTAATGTCCTTGGTTCAAGAGGCAGTGTCATTCCTCTATTTAAACATCAGATTGCCACAGGAGGACCAGTTACTGTTACTGATCCAAAAATGACAAGGTATTTTATGACTATTCCTGAAGCTTCTCGATTAGTAATTCAAGCCGGTACTTTGGCAAAAGGTGGAGAAGTATTCGTTCTCGATATGGGAGAACCTGTAAAAATCGTAGACTTAGCAAAAAATTTGATAAAACTTTCCGGATATTCAGAAGATGAAATGAAGATTACTTTTACAGGAAAGAGACCTGGAGAAAAGTTGTTTGAAGAATTATTAAATGAAGATGAAATTCAAAAGGAACAAATATTTGAAAAGATTTTTATTGGTAAAGCAACTCCCATTCCATCATATGAGATGGAATTACTATTGAAACAACTTCAAGAGGGTTCGGAGACTGATATGAAGGAAATCTTAATTTCAGTAGCAAATAAAAAAACAGGAGATACTTCAATGTATCTTCATACAGTATGA
- a CDS encoding nucleotide sugar dehydrogenase — MNLYTEIKEKKSKIAVIGLGYVGMPIAIAFARKAEVIGFDLNQKKVEQYQSGIDPTLEVGDEEISKTTMKFTFDESELKNAKFHIVAVPTPINSDKTPNLTPIEGASEIIGRNLVKGSIVVFESTVFPGVTEDVCVPILEKMSGLKCGQDFKVGYSPERINPGDKVHKLENIIKIVSGQDEESLEEIAKVYELVIEAGVHKASSIKVAEAAKVVENSQRDINIAFMNELAMVFDKMDIDTKDVIEAMGTKWNALNFYPGLVGGHCIGVDPYYFIYQAEQLGYHSQIILSGRKINDGMGKFVADNIIKQLVKANKLVKDAKVVILGLTFKENCPDIRNSKVVDIIENLKEYDIDPVVVDPYADNEEARKEYQISLTNLNDVENADCIVFAVAHDEFKEISIPELGRYFNSKDNSANIVIDVKSMLDKESLKECNFRYWRL, encoded by the coding sequence ATAAATTTATACACAGAAATTAAAGAGAAGAAATCTAAAATTGCTGTGATTGGTTTAGGTTATGTGGGTATGCCAATTGCTATAGCATTTGCTAGGAAAGCAGAGGTTATTGGATTTGATTTAAATCAAAAGAAGGTTGAACAATATCAATCTGGTATTGATCCTACATTAGAAGTAGGTGACGAAGAGATAAGCAAAACGACAATGAAATTCACGTTTGATGAGTCAGAATTAAAAAATGCTAAGTTTCATATTGTAGCAGTTCCTACTCCTATCAACTCTGATAAGACTCCGAATTTAACTCCTATTGAAGGAGCTAGTGAAATTATTGGAAGAAACTTAGTTAAAGGGTCAATTGTTGTATTTGAATCTACTGTATTTCCTGGAGTAACTGAAGATGTTTGTGTTCCAATACTTGAGAAAATGTCCGGTTTAAAATGTGGACAGGATTTTAAAGTAGGATATTCTCCAGAGAGAATTAACCCTGGGGATAAGGTGCATAAACTTGAAAATATTATTAAAATTGTTTCTGGCCAAGATGAAGAGAGCTTAGAAGAAATTGCCAAAGTATATGAATTAGTAATAGAAGCTGGAGTGCATAAAGCCAGTTCAATAAAGGTGGCTGAAGCAGCTAAAGTAGTTGAAAATAGTCAAAGAGATATAAATATTGCTTTTATGAATGAACTTGCTATGGTTTTTGATAAAATGGATATCGATACAAAAGATGTAATAGAAGCTATGGGGACAAAATGGAATGCATTAAATTTTTATCCCGGACTTGTAGGTGGACATTGTATTGGTGTAGATCCTTACTATTTCATTTACCAAGCAGAACAACTTGGTTATCACAGTCAAATAATTTTGTCAGGTAGAAAAATAAATGATGGCATGGGTAAATTTGTGGCTGATAATATTATTAAACAGTTAGTTAAAGCCAATAAACTTGTTAAAGATGCAAAAGTTGTTATTTTAGGTCTAACATTTAAAGAGAATTGTCCAGATATTAGGAATTCTAAGGTAGTAGACATCATTGAAAATTTGAAAGAGTACGATATTGATCCTGTAGTAGTCGATCCGTATGCAGATAATGAAGAAGCAAGAAAGGAATATCAAATATCATTAACAAATCTAAATGATGTTGAAAATGCTGATTGTATCGTTTTTGCAGTAGCCCATGATGAATTCAAAGAAATTTCTATACCTGAATTAGGAAGATATTTCAATTCTAAAGATAATAGTGCAAATATAGTTATTGATGTTAAAAGCATGTTAGATAAAGAAAGTCTGAAAGAATGTAATTTTAGATACTGGAGACTCTAA